In the Clostridiaceae bacterium genome, one interval contains:
- a CDS encoding IS110 family transposase, which produces MMKDKILRITTTTMIVGIDVAKEEHWCRITDCRGIDLIKPFKINNSINGFECLIKNIVESKEKNHLEEVVAGMEPSGHYWKALAWFLKLNENVDELVGVNPYHVKQSKELDDNSPTKSDKKDALTIARLIRDGRFYDIYLPEGVYAELRVLTNTRSQYIKKVKCAKCALIAVLDEYFPEYEKIFKNLLGNTSVYLLKHYPFPKDIIDLGLEELAKEIYKASNGKEGIKRAKTLYKAALSSVGVREGSESAKFKIECLLDEIEFMQEKLERIEKLLEKKMAETELNDYFQSMKGIGPIISAVFIGEIGNVSRFDNWKQVRKLAGLNLAEQSSGKHKGKTKITKRGRPMLRSILYMAGVSTVNHNPEMRQLYYYLLNRPKNRLTKNQALIAVGLKVMRIMFHLAKSKEYYDPQKALGEIRLKQIQELIVA; this is translated from the coding sequence ATTATGAAAGATAAAATTTTACGGATTACTACAACAACCATGATAGTAGGAATTGACGTAGCTAAGGAAGAGCATTGGTGCAGAATTACTGATTGTAGAGGTATAGACCTCATAAAGCCCTTCAAGATTAATAATAGCATAAATGGTTTTGAATGTCTAATAAAAAATATAGTTGAAAGTAAAGAAAAAAACCATTTAGAGGAAGTGGTTGCAGGAATGGAACCCTCAGGACACTACTGGAAAGCATTAGCTTGGTTTTTGAAGTTAAATGAAAATGTTGATGAGTTAGTAGGTGTAAACCCATATCATGTAAAGCAGAGCAAGGAGCTTGATGATAATTCTCCAACAAAGAGTGATAAGAAAGATGCTCTTACAATTGCAAGGCTGATACGAGATGGTAGATTTTATGATATATATCTTCCGGAGGGTGTTTATGCAGAACTAAGAGTACTTACAAATACAAGAAGTCAATATATAAAAAAAGTAAAGTGTGCAAAATGTGCACTAATTGCAGTACTAGACGAATATTTCCCTGAATATGAAAAAATATTTAAGAATCTATTAGGAAATACGTCAGTATACTTGTTGAAACACTATCCATTTCCTAAGGACATAATTGATTTAGGATTGGAAGAACTTGCAAAAGAAATATACAAGGCATCAAATGGAAAGGAAGGCATTAAACGTGCTAAAACACTGTATAAAGCCGCATTAAGCTCTGTGGGAGTGCGTGAAGGGAGTGAAAGTGCAAAATTTAAAATAGAGTGTCTACTAGATGAAATAGAATTTATGCAAGAAAAACTTGAGAGGATAGAAAAATTATTAGAAAAAAAGATGGCTGAAACTGAACTAAATGATTATTTTCAGAGCATGAAAGGTATTGGACCAATTATATCCGCAGTATTTATAGGTGAGATTGGAAATGTGTCACGTTTTGATAATTGGAAACAAGTAAGAAAGCTGGCAGGTCTTAACCTGGCGGAACAGAGTTCGGGAAAGCACAAAGGAAAAACAAAGATTACTAAAAGAGGTCGCCCAATGCTGCGAAGTATTCTATACATGGCTGGAGTTTCTACAGTAAACCATAACCCTGAAATGCGGCAGTTATACTATTACTTACTAAACAGACCAAAAAACCGGTTAACAAAAAATCAGGCATTGATAGCAGTAGGTTTAAAGGTAATGAGAATAATGTTTCATCTGGCAAAAAGTAAAGAGTATTATGATCCACAA
- a CDS encoding IS110 family transposase, with protein MPSPLFVGIDVSCKDNKVQLLHSDGAEITRFSVPNNHPGAKSLSEKITGVMGKNKFDSLVIGLEATSVYGHPLVYFLRQEPSIKALNPRIHVLNPKQVANFKKAYPELPKNDWVDAWVIADNLRFGRITKEVCMDEKFDALQKLTRERYHVAKNLTREKNRFLSNLFLKFSALAQEDIFSDKFGATSIAIIEDFFSVDDIAYMDVDKLAEFLNKKSKGHFADPHELAETIKKAARSSYRLPKTVNDSVNQVLAVSLVAIKALKKQLETLDKAIETQFALIPNTLQSIKGVGPVYAAGIVAEIGDIKRFPNHAALAKFAGLAWSEHQSGQFKAENTHMIRSGNRYLKYYLLEAANKVRVHDPEFKRFYELKYARTPKTPHKRALALTARKFVRLVYALLHSNRLYTPPKGE; from the coding sequence TTGCCTAGTCCTTTATTTGTTGGCATTGATGTAAGTTGCAAGGATAATAAAGTTCAGCTGCTCCATTCAGATGGTGCTGAAATTACAAGGTTTTCTGTCCCCAATAATCATCCCGGTGCTAAATCCCTCTCTGAAAAAATTACCGGGGTCATGGGTAAGAACAAATTCGATTCCCTTGTAATTGGTTTGGAAGCCACTTCAGTCTATGGTCATCCTCTTGTCTACTTCTTAAGGCAAGAACCATCAATTAAGGCTCTCAATCCAAGGATTCATGTTCTTAACCCCAAACAGGTTGCAAACTTCAAAAAGGCTTATCCTGAACTGCCAAAGAATGACTGGGTAGATGCTTGGGTTATTGCTGACAATCTCCGTTTTGGGCGTATTACAAAGGAGGTTTGCATGGACGAAAAGTTTGATGCCCTGCAAAAGCTTACCCGTGAGCGCTACCATGTGGCCAAAAACTTAACCCGGGAAAAGAACCGGTTCTTAAGCAACCTGTTTTTGAAGTTCAGTGCCCTTGCTCAGGAAGACATATTCTCTGATAAGTTTGGGGCTACATCTATAGCCATAATTGAGGATTTCTTTTCCGTTGATGATATTGCTTATATGGATGTAGACAAACTGGCTGAATTCCTTAACAAGAAATCTAAAGGCCATTTTGCCGATCCTCATGAACTGGCTGAAACCATCAAGAAAGCTGCCAGAAGTTCTTACAGGCTGCCCAAAACAGTTAATGATTCTGTAAATCAAGTGCTTGCTGTATCGCTGGTAGCCATTAAAGCTTTAAAAAAGCAGCTTGAAACGCTTGACAAGGCTATTGAAACACAGTTTGCCCTTATACCTAACACATTACAGTCAATAAAGGGTGTGGGGCCTGTGTATGCAGCTGGTATAGTAGCTGAAATCGGTGATATTAAACGTTTCCCAAACCATGCTGCATTAGCTAAATTTGCGGGTTTGGCATGGTCCGAACATCAATCGGGCCAGTTTAAAGCTGAGAACACTCATATGATACGTTCCGGCAATAGATACCTTAAATACTACCTCTTAGAAGCCGCTAACAAGGTGAGAGTGCATGATCCCGAGTTTAAGCGCTTTTATGAGTTAAAGTATGCCAGAACCCCAAAAACACCACACAAACGTGCACTTGCCTTGACTGCCAGGAAATTTGTCCGGCTTGTCTATGCACTGCTACATAGCAACCGGCTTTATACGCCGCCAAAAGGAGAGTAA